AAGAGCGTGACCCGCCGGTACGAGTTCGGCGATCTCGACGTCGACACCGGTGCGAACGGTCTGCCGACCGCGTACATTCCGGATCCGGACTACGGTCTCGTGACCGCCTACCAGGCGCCGCGCTTCGTCCGTCTCGGCCTCGACATCGCCTTCGGCGGTGCTCGTCGCGCGATGCCGGCTCCGGAGCCGGTGGCTCCGGTGGTCGAGCCGGTTGCTCCGCCGCCCCCGCCGCCCGCGACGCAGACCTGCGCCGACGGTTCGGTGATCCTGGCGACCGACAGCTGCCCGGTTCCGCCGCCGCCGCCGCCGCCGCCGGCTGCTGCGCCCGAGCGTGGCTAAGGCTTAGCCTAGGCCAAAACAAAGGAGGGGCGGTCCGTGAGGACCGCCCCTTTTTTGCTGCGCTGCTTCTGGGGAGGACGGACCGGCCGGGAGAGGCCGGTCCTCCGTCGTCAGGCGGCGACGGTCTCGGCCCGCTCCATCGGCGTCAGAAGCAGGGCCCCGTCGCCCTCGTCGACCCGCACCTGCTCGCCATCCTTGATCCGCCCCGCGAGGATCGCGTCGGCGAGCGGATCCTGCAGGTAGCGCTGGACCGCCCGCTTCAAGGGCCGCGCGCCGTAGACCGGATCGTAGCCGACCCGACCGAGCCATGCCTTGGCCGCCTCGGTGAGGTCGAGCGCGATCCCGCGCTCTTCCAGAAGCTTGCCGAGGCGGCGCACCTGGATGTCGACGATCGGCGCCATGTGGCTGGCCGACAGGCGATGGAAGAGGATGATATCGTCGAGGCGGTTGAGGAACTCGGGCCGGAAGTGGCCGCGGACGACGTCCATCACCTGCGCCTCGACCTTCTCGGCAGGCTCGTCCTCGCCGAGGTTCGCCAGATATTGCGAGCCGAGGTTCGAGGTCAGGATGATGAGCGTGTTCGTGAAGTCCACCGTCCGTCCCTGCCCGTCGGTCAGCCGCCCGTCGTCGAGCACCTGGAGCAGGATGTTGAAGACGTCGGCATGCGCCTTCTCGACCTCGTCGAACAGCACCACCTGATAGGGCCGGCGCCGAACCGCCTCGGTCAGCGTCCCGCCTTCCTCGTAGCCGACATAGCCCGGGGGCGCGCCAACCAGCCGGGCGACGCTGTGCTTCTCCATGAACTCGCTCATGTCGATGCGGACCATCGCGCTCGGATCGTCGAACAGGAATTCGGCCAGCGCCTTGGTGAGCTCGGTCTTGCCGACGCCGGTCGGCCCGAGGAACATGAAGGAGCCGATCGGGCGATTGGGATCCTGGAGCCCGGCGCGCGCTCGGCGCACCGCGGTCGAGACGGCCTTCACCGCATCGGCCTGGCCGATCACCCTTTTGCCGATGATCTCCTCCATCTTGAGCAGCTTGTCGCGCTCGCCCTCAAGCATCCGCTCGACCGGCACCCCGGTCCAGCGCGAGACCACGGACGCGATGTCATCGGCGGTCACTTCCTCGCGCAGCATGGCATTGGCCTGACTGTCGTTCGCTTCGGCGAGCTTCTTCTCGAGCTCGGGGATGAGGCCGTACTGGAGTTCGCCCGCGCGGCCGAGATCGCCGTTGCGCTGCGCCTGCTCGAGCTCGATCCGGTAGCCGTCGAGCTCTTCCTTCAGCTTGCCCTCGGCAGCGATCTTCTCCTTGTCGCCCTGCCAGCGCGTGGTCAGTTCGCTCGACTGCTGCTCGAGATTGGCAAGCTCGCGCTCGAGCGTGACGAGGCGGTCCTTCGACCCCTTGTCGGTTTCCTTGCGCAGGGCTTCGCGCTCGATCTTGAGCTGGATAATCCGCCGGTCGAGGTTCTCGATCTCCTCGGGCTTGCTCTCCACCTCCATCCGCAACCGCGAAGCGGCCTCGTCCATCAGGTCGATCGCCTTGTCGGGCAGGAAGCGGTCGGTGATGTAGCGGTTCGACAGCGTCGCCGCGGCGACCAGCGCGCCATCGGTGATGTTGATCCCGTGGTGCAGCGCGTACTTGTCCTTGAGCCCGCGGAGGATCGAGATGGTGTCCTCGACCGTCGGCTCGCCCACGAACACCGGCTGGAACCGCCGCTGGAGCGCGGGGTCCTTCTCGACGTGCTTGCGATATTCATCGAGCGTCGTCGCGCCGATGCAGTGGAGTTCGCCGCGGGCAAGCGCCGGCTTGAGGAGGTTGGACGCGTCCATCGCGCCCTCGCTCTTCCCCGCACCCACCAGCGTGTGCATCTCGTCGATGAAGAGGATGATCTCGCCCGCGGCGCTTTTGACCTCGTCGAGCACGCCCTTGAGCCGCTCCTCGAACTCGCCGCGATACTTCGCACCCGCGATCAGCGAGCCCATGTCGAGGCTGAGCAGCCGGCGGTCCTTGATCCCGTCGGGCACGTCGCCATTGGCGATGCGGAGCGCCAAGCCTTCGGCGATGGCGGTCTTGCCCACGCCCGGCTCACCGATCAGCACCGGATTGTTCTTGGTCCGGCGGGCGAGCACCTGGATCGTGCGGCGGATTTCCTCGTCGCGGCCGATCACCGGATCAAGCTTGCCCTCGCGCGCCGCGGCGGTGAGGTCGCGGGCGAACTTCTTGAGCGCATCATAGCGGTCCTCGGCGCCCTGCGTGTCGGCGGTGCGACCGCCGCGCAGCTTTTCGATCGCGGCATTGAGGCCCTGCGGCTGGACCCCGGCGCGGACGAGTGCATCGGCCACCGCCGAGCCCTTGGCCAGCGCCATGGCGAGCAGCATCCGCTCGACCGTGACGAAACTGTCGCCCGCCTTGGCCGCGACCTGTTCGGCCTGGTCGAGCAGCCGGATCGTGTCCCCGTCGAGCGCCGGCGCCGAGGTTGCGCCCGAGCCGGTCACCGCCGGCTGCTTCGCGACCAGCGCATCGGCTTCGCGCTTGGCGGCCTTGGGATCACCCCCGGCGGCCTGGATGAGGCCCGCGGCCATCCCCTGTTCGTCGTCGAGCAGCGCCTTCAGTAGGTGGGCGGGCGCGATCCGCTGATGATGCTCGCGCACCGCAATGGTCTGGGCGGCCTGGACGAAGCCCTTCGACCGGTCGGTGAATTTCTCGAAATCCATGAGTGTCAGATTCCCCTTATGTTGCAGGGGAAGATAGTGTTGCCCTTACGCAACACAAGCCCGCTTCGACCTACCGTCCGGCGCTTCCGTCGGGCAGCGGTGCGAGCGGGTCGCCGGTCCCGGTGGATACCGTCGTGGCGGTGCTCACCGGTGTCGCGGCGGTCGCGGCCGGCGGCGTCCGGAACACCAGCGCCGACGCCGCGCCCGAGGTCGCCGGTTGCGGCGCTTTCGCCAGAACGGGGACCGGCTGCTCGACCTTCGGACAGGCGATGTGCCCGGAATCGTCGCGCCCCCAGGTGCGATACTTCCAGCTGTCGATGTGGAACCGCATCTTGGTGTAGAAGCCGAGCCCCGCATTGTAGCGCGGACCCTCGACCTGGTGCTCGGCGCAAAGCCGGTGGATCATGTCTTCGCGCCCGATCGGAGCGAGCGGCACGAAATCGATCGCGCTCATGCTTCGGTGGACGCTTTCCGGCGCGCCGCCGGCGCAGCGGTTGAGCCCGGCGTTGCGGAAGACGCTCACCGGTTCGACCGGGCCGACCCTGGGCACCACATGGTCGCGAACGTAGCGGAGCGTGTTGACGATGTTGGGCCATTCATCGGTCGGCGGGATCTCGAACGGCTCGGCCCCGCATCGCCGCCAGTCGCTCGCGGTCCGCAGCAATTGCCAGGTCGGCGCGATGAAGGCGACGCCGCTGTTCGTCAGATACTGATGGAATTGCGTCACCGCGCCCGCGCGCCACGGCCCTTGCGCGATCCACCGCCGGTAGCCGGGCTCGTCCTGGCCCGCCTCGACATAATCGGCCGCCGGATTCCACAGCGACAGGGCAGGGGCGACCGGGGCCTGCGCGGTGGCGGGCACGGCGAGCAGGCTGGCTGCGAGGGTGAACGCGACGAACCGCATGACGCCGATAATAACGCATCGCCGGTTGAAAAGACACTGAACGGCGCTCACCTCGGCGACCATGAGCACTCAGCCCATCCACGTCGACCTGCCCCATCAGCTCGGCCGCACCGAAGCCCGCCGCCGGATCGAGGCCAATGTCGGCAAGCTCGCCGGGTTCATCCCCGGCGGCGCGACCGTCACCCACGAGTGGCAGGCCGACCAGCTCAGCCTCGGGATTACCGCCATGGGCCAGACGGTCGATGCGCGGCTCGACGTCGAGGACAAGGTCGTCCGAGTCCAGGTCGCGCTGCCGGGCCTGCTCGGCATGATGGCCCGCCCGATCGAGGCGGCGCTTCGGTCCAAGGGCAGCGAGCTCCTGCTGGAAGACCGCTCGACGAAGTGAACTGGACCGCGGCGCGGACAGGGTTACACTCGGGCCGCCAAGGAGGTCTCACCCATGCGCCACGTCGCCATCGTCGGCTCCGGCCCCGCCGGTTTCTACACCGCCGAAGCCTTGGTGAAGGGCGGTGACGTCGCGGTCGACATCCTCGACCGCCTGCCGGTCCCCTATGGCCTGATCCGCTTCGGGGTCGCCCCCGACCACCAGTCGATCAAGGCCGTCGCCAAGCGCTACGAGAAGGTCGCGCTGACCCCGGGCGTGCGGTTTCTCGGCAACGTCCACCTCGGCGCCGATGTGTCGATCGAGGAGCTGCTCCATTATTATGACGCGGTCGTGCTCGCGACCGGGGCGCCCTACGACCGCCGCTTAGGCATCCCGGGCGACGACCTGCCGGGCGTGATCGGCTCGGCGGCCTTCGTCGGCTGGTACAACGGCCATCCCGACTTCGCCGACCTCGCCCCGCCGCTCGACCAGCGACACGCGGTCATCGTCGGCAACGGCAATGTCGCGCTCGACGTCGCGCGCATCCTGTCCAAGACGCCGGGAGAATTCACCGGCTCGGACATCGTCGCCCACGCCTTCGAGGCGCTCGGCAACAGCCGCGTGCAGGACATCACCATCCTCGGCCGGCGCGGGCCGCACCAGATCGCGATGACGCCAAAGGAACTGGGCGAGCTCGGTCATCTCGCCGACGCCGCACCCGAAGTCGATGACGATGATTTTCCGCCCGCCGGGACCGACGCCATGCTCGAACCCGGACAGCGCAAGTCGGTCGAGCTGTTGCGCGGCTTTGCTGCCACCGAGCCCGACCCGGCGAAACCCAAGCGCATCCGCTTCGATTTCTTCGCCAAGCCGCTCGCGATCGAAGGCGACGGGCGGGCCGAGCGGATCATCGTCGAA
This genomic window from Sphingomonas rosea contains:
- the clpB gene encoding ATP-dependent chaperone ClpB, which produces MDFEKFTDRSKGFVQAAQTIAVREHHQRIAPAHLLKALLDDEQGMAAGLIQAAGGDPKAAKREADALVAKQPAVTGSGATSAPALDGDTIRLLDQAEQVAAKAGDSFVTVERMLLAMALAKGSAVADALVRAGVQPQGLNAAIEKLRGGRTADTQGAEDRYDALKKFARDLTAAAREGKLDPVIGRDEEIRRTIQVLARRTKNNPVLIGEPGVGKTAIAEGLALRIANGDVPDGIKDRRLLSLDMGSLIAGAKYRGEFEERLKGVLDEVKSAAGEIILFIDEMHTLVGAGKSEGAMDASNLLKPALARGELHCIGATTLDEYRKHVEKDPALQRRFQPVFVGEPTVEDTISILRGLKDKYALHHGINITDGALVAAATLSNRYITDRFLPDKAIDLMDEAASRLRMEVESKPEEIENLDRRIIQLKIEREALRKETDKGSKDRLVTLERELANLEQQSSELTTRWQGDKEKIAAEGKLKEELDGYRIELEQAQRNGDLGRAGELQYGLIPELEKKLAEANDSQANAMLREEVTADDIASVVSRWTGVPVERMLEGERDKLLKMEEIIGKRVIGQADAVKAVSTAVRRARAGLQDPNRPIGSFMFLGPTGVGKTELTKALAEFLFDDPSAMVRIDMSEFMEKHSVARLVGAPPGYVGYEEGGTLTEAVRRRPYQVVLFDEVEKAHADVFNILLQVLDDGRLTDGQGRTVDFTNTLIILTSNLGSQYLANLGEDEPAEKVEAQVMDVVRGHFRPEFLNRLDDIILFHRLSASHMAPIVDIQVRRLGKLLEERGIALDLTEAAKAWLGRVGYDPVYGARPLKRAVQRYLQDPLADAILAGRIKDGEQVRVDEGDGALLLTPMERAETVAA
- a CDS encoding polyhydroxyalkanoic acid system family protein, with the translated sequence MSTQPIHVDLPHQLGRTEARRRIEANVGKLAGFIPGGATVTHEWQADQLSLGITAMGQTVDARLDVEDKVVRVQVALPGLLGMMARPIEAALRSKGSELLLEDRSTK
- a CDS encoding FAD-dependent oxidoreductase, whose product is MRHVAIVGSGPAGFYTAEALVKGGDVAVDILDRLPVPYGLIRFGVAPDHQSIKAVAKRYEKVALTPGVRFLGNVHLGADVSIEELLHYYDAVVLATGAPYDRRLGIPGDDLPGVIGSAAFVGWYNGHPDFADLAPPLDQRHAVIVGNGNVALDVARILSKTPGEFTGSDIVAHAFEALGNSRVQDITILGRRGPHQIAMTPKELGELGHLADAAPEVDDDDFPPAGTDAMLEPGQRKSVELLRGFAATEPDPAKPKRIRFDFFAKPLAIEGDGRAERIIVERTALGPDGQARGTGETYAIPASLVVSCIGYASPPIPGVPYDEGLGRYPNASGKIAERLYAVGWARRGPTGTIGTNRPDGFEVADIIAADIPPGSTRAGAAGLDRLLASRGCEPILFADWQKIEAAEVAAARLGFAREKLVRVPDLLKAGRP